Proteins co-encoded in one Podospora pseudoanserina strain CBS 124.78 chromosome 7 map unlocalized CBS124.78p_7, whole genome shotgun sequence genomic window:
- a CDS encoding uncharacterized protein (EggNog:ENOG503NWG3; COG:S) has product MEAPSPSVPDEKDPCREHLLERRQQLTDSLSASPYDLILYLERAVVHSDLAYPDLAAGDAYRALLLADEVRDESFEYHEQALEALKGYSTTPCPVVLDHGSLTEGISDGTAGEDVMEGLEGVGPYQLLAHLGSVRAYQILSLSLLLCGSLKSALRFCERGLNTAPNNRELSEIKGYIEQVGRRRLRKESDAPIDINSLPDRGVVRREVYPWNTHEPDRFSAESLAHLNKQLSTMAPKCEVRVSKLPVLLDDESNTDGHDVIPTCNQLGLFAKEDIAPGETVLEEYSLLTANNRHKESTCDACGTALPPLDQHSKAVSCPECYDTIFCDDFCFTKAQEQYHPAVCDTDVDSIAKDPDNKDIDQSLYLLLLARLLAMSTHQEMHPLDVPSIKFIWGDFVPSELNEIDRSINAEPPPEWTLPFSFEYNIEIPLHILEKMDIDIYATLGQHDIWVFNTCYAKFRGTASARKNYQDGRRDGRPDVAAVHPFWCLANHDCDPNVSWEWGGKMKLWARDKRVVGGRKGGVKKGEEILNHYCDVELPVKERREWARGSLGGWCMCSRCREEAAGKEGREVMGVDGVVGEKN; this is encoded by the coding sequence ATGGAGGCTCCGTCACCGTCCGTGCCCGACGAGAAGGACCCTTGTAGGGAGCACCTCCTGGAGCGTCGTCAGCAGCTGACAGACTCTCTGTCTGCTTCTCCCTACGACCTGATCCTCTACCTGGAGCGAGCCGTGGTCCACTCTGACCTCGCCTACCCGGACCTCGCTGCTGGTGACGCCTACCGTGCTCTTCTCCTGGCCGACGAGGTCCGCGATGAGAGCTTCGAGTACCACGAGCAGGCCTTGGAAGCACTCAAGGGCTACTCAACAACGCCTTGCCCTGTGGTCCTTGACCATGGTTCCCTTACCGAAGGGATATCAGACGGCACCGCTGGCGAGGATGTTATGGAAGGGCTGGAGGGAGTCGGTCCCTATCAGCTCCTGGCCCACCTCGGTTCTGTCCGCGCCTACCAGATCCTGTCCTTGAGCCTGCTTCTCTGCGGGAGCCTAAAAAGCGCGCTCAGATTTTGCGAGAGAGGCCTGAACACGGCCCCGAACAACAGAGAGCTCAGCGAGATCAAGGGCTACATCGAGCAAGTCGGCCGCCGCAGACTACGAAAAGAGTCAGACGCCcccatcgacatcaacaGCCTCCCCGACCGCGGTGTCGTCCGCCGTGAAGTCTACCCATGGAACACCCACGAACCGGACCGCTTCTCGGCCGAGTCGCTGGCCCACCTCAACAAGCAGCTGTCGACCATGGCTCCAAAGTGCGAGGTCCGCGTGTCTAAactccccgtcctcctcgaTGACGAGAGCAACACGGACGGCCACGACGTGATACCGACGTGTAATCAGCTCGGCCTCTTTGCCAAAGAGGACATCGCCCCGGGTGAGACGGTGCTGGAAGAGTATTCTCTCCTCACAGCCAACAACCGACACAAGGAATCCACCTGCGACGCCTGCGGAACGGCCCTCCCGCCCCTCGACCAACACTCCAAGGCGGTCAGCTGCCCGGAGTGCTACGACACCATCTTTTGCGACGACTTTTGCTTCACCAAGGCCCAAGAGCAATACCACCCCGCCGTGTGCGACACGGACGTGGACTCGATCGCCAAAGACCCCGACAACAAGGACATTGACCAGTCCCTCTACCTCTTGCTGCTCGCCCGCCTCCTGGCGATGTCGACACACCAGGAGATGCACCCCCTGGACGTGCCCTCGATAAAGTTCATCTGGGGCGACTTTGTCCCCTCGGAGCTCAACGAGATCGACCGCAGCATCAACGCCGAGCCGCCCCCGGAGTGGACCCTGCCTTTTTCGTTCGAGTACAACATCGAGATTCCGCTTCACATACTCGAGAAGATGGATATAGACATTTATGCCACGCTCGGCCAGCATGACATTTGGGTTTTCAACACCTGCTACGCCAAGTTCCGCGGCACGGCCTCTGCGCGCAAAAACTACCAGGACGGGCGCAGGGACGGGAGGCCGGATGTGGCGGCGGTTCATCCCTTTTGGTGCCTGGCTAACCACGACTGCGATCCGAATGTGAGCTGGGAGTGGGGGGGCAAGATGAAGCTTTGGGCGAGGGACAagagggttgttggggggaggaaaggaggggtgaagaagggagaggagatCTTGAATCATTACTGCGATGTGGAGCTGCCTGTtaaggagaggagggagtgggccagggggagtttgggagggtggtgcaTGTGCTCGAGGTGtagggaggaggctgctggcaaggaggggagggaggtgatgggggttgatggggtggtgggggagaagaattag